A genomic segment from Idiomarina piscisalsi encodes:
- a CDS encoding DUF4168 domain-containing protein, with the protein MQKTIIALATVFALGSTAAMAQQQQAQDTMTQQQQTQEITEGMLVKFVSAMEEVQGVTEKYRAKFQNAENQEEARNIQQSAQQEMIAAVEEAGLTPQQYNMIIQQAQNDEELRARLEELTSDS; encoded by the coding sequence ATGCAAAAGACAATCATTGCATTGGCTACGGTATTCGCACTGGGTAGCACTGCCGCTATGGCACAGCAGCAACAAGCGCAAGACACCATGACACAACAACAGCAAACCCAGGAAATTACCGAAGGTATGCTGGTTAAGTTTGTTTCAGCAATGGAAGAAGTACAGGGCGTTACTGAAAAATACCGTGCAAAATTCCAAAATGCAGAAAACCAGGAAGAAGCTCGTAATATTCAACAGTCTGCTCAGCAAGAAATGATTGCAGCGGTTGAAGAGGCGGGTCTGACGCCTCAGCAGTACAACATGATCATTCAACAAGCACAGAATGATGAAGAGTTACGCGCTCGCTTAGAAGAGTTAACGTCTGACTCTTAA
- a CDS encoding sensor histidine kinase, producing MTKVYRWPLSSLQRRLLAYVVFPMLLISGVAISVGLQVASEEANDRLKSDLELLGRAISLPISDALVNNDLDTVQANLDSVFSIGRVYGASVYNVYGEQVAEAGVTETDLSNSQLALQTVQTGIKQDDYRRVEGRDVFSQFLPIVDRGGRIIGLLQINRRASDFDESFEELSQYAWLTWGAFAVITIAVLVFGHYRGVGRHVVKLKDAMLQVAEGNRNARVEPEGPSELQEVAQGLNRMLDSIENAEKELEQRRQHETSLQQALREQEKMAAIGSVASGVAHELGAPLTVIDGRASRLLRTHKDEESQRQLQAVRGQVQRLTGLVNQLLAFSRTPVQQRETLSLQSLVETAVTSIQFEQDKGSAKVELGELPAVTLKVDSKRLELALVNVMRNALQAAKHIVHLHAELDNSNTLKIIIDDDGAGLPENMKEKALHPFETNKPQGKGTGLGLTIVKHVLSDHQGELTLTNNDKGGCRVILSLPASSLADTSVIGEQ from the coding sequence GTGACAAAAGTATACAGATGGCCGCTTTCTAGTTTGCAACGCCGCTTACTTGCTTACGTCGTTTTCCCCATGCTGCTTATTTCGGGCGTAGCTATCAGTGTGGGCTTACAGGTGGCTTCAGAGGAAGCTAATGATCGTTTAAAAAGCGACTTAGAACTTTTGGGGCGCGCTATCAGCTTACCGATTAGTGATGCGTTGGTTAATAATGACTTAGATACAGTACAAGCTAACCTCGACTCTGTTTTTAGTATCGGCCGTGTTTACGGCGCATCGGTTTACAACGTTTACGGCGAGCAAGTTGCTGAGGCGGGGGTAACGGAAACCGATTTAAGTAATAGTCAGTTAGCGTTACAAACGGTGCAAACCGGAATAAAACAGGATGACTACCGGCGGGTAGAGGGACGTGATGTTTTCTCACAGTTCCTTCCTATAGTGGACAGAGGCGGCAGAATTATCGGGTTATTGCAAATTAACCGCCGAGCCAGTGACTTTGATGAGTCTTTCGAAGAACTTAGCCAATATGCCTGGTTAACCTGGGGCGCCTTTGCCGTTATTACCATCGCCGTATTGGTATTCGGTCATTATCGAGGTGTGGGGCGACACGTTGTCAAACTGAAAGATGCGATGCTGCAAGTGGCGGAAGGTAACCGCAACGCGCGTGTAGAACCTGAAGGTCCCTCCGAATTGCAGGAAGTTGCCCAGGGGCTGAATCGAATGCTGGACAGTATTGAAAATGCCGAAAAGGAGCTAGAGCAGAGACGTCAGCATGAAACCTCACTTCAGCAGGCATTGCGCGAACAGGAAAAAATGGCGGCTATCGGTAGCGTCGCTAGTGGAGTAGCACACGAACTTGGGGCGCCACTCACCGTAATAGATGGTCGCGCCAGTCGCCTTTTAAGAACCCACAAAGATGAAGAAAGTCAGCGTCAGCTGCAAGCGGTGCGTGGTCAAGTGCAACGCCTAACCGGGTTGGTGAATCAGCTTCTCGCATTCTCCAGAACACCGGTTCAGCAGAGAGAAACCTTATCGCTTCAGTCTTTGGTTGAAACGGCAGTAACCAGTATTCAGTTTGAGCAAGATAAAGGCTCAGCCAAAGTCGAGCTGGGTGAGTTACCGGCTGTCACGTTAAAAGTGGATAGTAAGCGGCTTGAACTGGCGTTGGTGAATGTCATGCGCAATGCGTTACAGGCAGCAAAACATATCGTGCACTTGCATGCCGAGCTCGATAACAGCAATACCTTGAAAATTATTATCGATGATGATGGTGCGGGCTTGCCGGAAAACATGAAAGAGAAAGCCCTGCACCCTTTTGAAACCAATAAACCACAAGGTAAAGGGACCGGTTTGGGGCTGACGATAGTGAAACATGTGTTGAGTGATCATCAGGGTGAACTGACACTAACGAATAATGACAAGGGTGGTTGTCGCGTTATTTTAAGCTTACCAGCCTCAAGCCTGGCTGATACGTCAGTGATAGGAGAACAATAA
- a CDS encoding sigma-54-dependent transcriptional regulator gives MAVLKAVIGVIEDDPALQELLVEELEAEGYQVNAWGSLEEFQCSKASPDLIVSDIRLPGKSGLTLLASLKQQENPPALLLITAFGTVDQAVDALKKGADDFLTKPLDIEHLLLSVDRILEHRSLQRELKRYKQQQKGPGGLVGQSPAMRKLYDQIEHIAPTGGSVLITGESGTGKELVAKALHELSDRADKPFQAVNCAGIPADLMESEFFGHAAGAFTGAQNKRQGLLKQADGGTLLLDEIGEMPMALQAKLLRVLQEGTIRAVGSDKEEQVDVRILAATHQDLERLVEEGKFRQDLFYRLETFSLRVPPLRERGEDIERLANFFLQQQQKSSDKVVRGISAEALDLLYRYPFPGNVRELQNAIERAFAFSSNDTLSVDDFPQRIVEKSDTSQPAATSAWPTLDEYQSQYIRKVLEHTDGNKSQAAQILGVTRRTLYRWLDNASE, from the coding sequence ATGGCTGTACTTAAAGCTGTCATTGGTGTGATTGAAGATGACCCGGCTTTGCAGGAGCTTTTGGTCGAAGAACTTGAAGCAGAAGGCTACCAAGTGAACGCATGGGGAAGCTTAGAAGAGTTTCAATGCAGTAAGGCAAGTCCCGATTTAATTGTCAGCGATATACGACTGCCGGGAAAGTCAGGGCTCACTTTGCTGGCAAGCTTAAAACAGCAGGAGAACCCACCGGCGCTGCTGCTGATAACAGCATTTGGCACAGTTGACCAGGCGGTTGATGCGTTGAAAAAAGGCGCCGATGACTTTCTGACTAAACCGCTGGATATTGAGCACCTGCTATTGAGCGTTGATCGGATACTAGAGCATCGTTCATTGCAGCGGGAACTGAAACGTTACAAGCAGCAACAGAAAGGCCCCGGTGGCTTGGTAGGGCAAAGTCCCGCCATGCGTAAGCTTTATGACCAAATTGAACACATTGCGCCAACGGGTGGCAGTGTCCTTATTACCGGCGAAAGCGGCACGGGTAAGGAGTTAGTCGCTAAAGCCCTGCATGAACTGAGCGACAGAGCTGACAAACCATTTCAGGCCGTTAACTGTGCGGGCATTCCTGCTGACTTAATGGAAAGTGAGTTCTTTGGCCATGCTGCGGGGGCTTTTACCGGCGCACAGAATAAACGTCAGGGTCTTTTAAAGCAAGCTGATGGCGGCACCTTGTTGCTCGATGAAATTGGCGAAATGCCGATGGCGCTCCAGGCCAAATTATTGCGTGTTTTACAAGAAGGTACTATAAGAGCTGTTGGTAGCGATAAAGAAGAACAAGTGGACGTTCGCATTCTTGCTGCGACGCACCAGGACTTAGAGCGTTTGGTTGAAGAGGGTAAGTTCCGGCAGGATTTATTTTATCGTCTGGAAACGTTCAGTTTGCGCGTTCCTCCTTTGCGTGAGCGAGGTGAAGATATTGAGCGGCTGGCGAACTTTTTTCTTCAGCAACAGCAAAAAAGTAGCGATAAAGTGGTACGCGGAATTTCGGCGGAGGCTCTCGATTTATTGTATCGGTATCCGTTTCCGGGCAACGTTAGGGAACTTCAAAACGCCATAGAGCGGGCATTTGCGTTCTCCAGTAACGACACTTTGTCAGTCGATGACTTTCCGCAGCGTATCGTTGAAAAAAGTGATACCAGTCAGCCGGCGGCGACCTCGGCCTGGCCAACGCTGGATGAATACCAAAGCCAATATATTAGAAAAGTGTTAGAGCATACCGACGGCAATAAGTCGCAGGCGGCGCAGATACTAGGGGTGACTCGGCGCACGTTATATCGCTGGCTTGATAACGCCTCGGAATGA
- a CDS encoding type 1 glutamine amidotransferase domain-containing protein yields MKVLMVLTSHDKLGDTDHKTGFWVEEFAAPYYVFVDAGVEVTLASPKGGKPPMDPNSTAPDAQTEATERLENDAKAQHKLETTCTLDDVDPDDFDAIFYPGGHGPLWDLTNNEKSIKLIEQFWSKGKPVSAVCHAPAVLLNAKTPSGDPIVQGRTVTGFSNSEEAAVELTDVVPFLLEDELTAKGGHYRKVDDWQAYAVQDGMLITGQNPASSEQTAQRLLDVLRAMV; encoded by the coding sequence GTGAAAGTATTAATGGTTTTAACCTCACACGACAAGCTCGGCGATACCGATCATAAGACCGGCTTTTGGGTTGAGGAATTTGCTGCACCTTACTACGTGTTTGTGGATGCGGGTGTTGAGGTCACGCTGGCGTCTCCAAAAGGTGGTAAGCCGCCGATGGATCCAAACAGCACAGCGCCAGATGCGCAAACAGAAGCCACGGAGCGTTTGGAAAATGACGCTAAGGCGCAACACAAGCTCGAAACAACCTGCACATTGGACGATGTTGACCCCGATGATTTTGACGCTATTTTTTATCCGGGTGGTCACGGACCGTTGTGGGATTTAACCAATAACGAAAAGTCGATTAAATTGATTGAGCAATTCTGGAGTAAAGGAAAGCCGGTTTCTGCGGTGTGCCATGCGCCGGCAGTACTGTTGAATGCGAAAACACCAAGTGGCGACCCCATTGTTCAGGGCCGTACGGTAACGGGCTTTAGTAACTCTGAAGAAGCGGCCGTTGAATTGACGGACGTCGTGCCTTTCTTGTTGGAAGACGAACTGACCGCGAAAGGCGGCCATTATCGTAAAGTTGATGACTGGCAAGCCTATGCGGTTCAGGACGGTATGCTGATTACCGGCCAGAACCCAGCATCATCAGAGCAGACGGCTCAGCGCCTGCTTGATGTGCTGAGAGCGATGGTCTAA
- a CDS encoding TonB-dependent receptor family protein → MLYSAVFKKLTYTGLPLLAASFVVQSAEVDETVVVTATESETPWLTTAASIDRVNIENTLPSMNIDAGDALAGVAGIQADNRYNYAQDARLVVRGFGSRAAFGVRGLQLNVDGIPLSMPDGQAQTSSFILDNVDSLEVLRGPLATLYGNSGGGVVEWFSRQPTETALEWGGQFSENDTQRYRVNAQWATDTKQLQLMATDFQTDGPRRHNSAERQQQAVRWYHQWDDHNRFILRYDNNDAPLLQDPSALTPEAWREDPTQTVQRAIDFNTRKDIHHRQGSLSWFHERDNGEGLVSVWQGDREIEQFLPFAGDSVNDDGIYTSSGAVIDVSRQFEGAHARWRHRGNNWSATFGAQLERQQDHRFGYVNDNGEKGELRRDEFNWIDNASAYLRFQWQLSAEWSATGGVRYSDISYDVKDYFTELDGADDSGSSEFQETTAAASLTWQFLPTSATYLSLGQGFETPTLTELAYRNQGSGLNRELGPSTNDQWEWGIKHQLPKGWRLHLAFFGIESDNEILVDQSNDGRTTYRNASETSREGAELTINGALTQQLNLLVSYSYIDAVFGEGPLQDNQLPGVAESQGYLRFNWQPTEQWLVQVSGQYRDETPVNDANDTFAPSYTTWNFAASREWQWSNSELNVWVRVDNITDKDYVSAVVVNQGSGRSFEPGIGRQASVGISWRRRF, encoded by the coding sequence ATGTTGTATTCAGCGGTATTTAAAAAACTAACTTACACGGGGCTGCCTTTACTGGCGGCCTCTTTCGTTGTGCAGTCCGCCGAAGTGGACGAAACCGTTGTCGTTACGGCAACAGAAAGCGAAACGCCCTGGCTGACAACCGCGGCGAGTATCGATCGGGTGAACATCGAGAATACACTGCCTTCAATGAACATTGATGCTGGCGACGCGTTAGCAGGTGTCGCAGGGATTCAGGCCGATAACCGTTACAACTACGCACAGGACGCCCGGTTAGTGGTTCGCGGTTTCGGTTCCAGAGCCGCTTTTGGTGTGCGTGGCTTGCAACTGAACGTCGATGGCATTCCTCTGTCCATGCCCGATGGACAGGCGCAAACCTCTAGCTTCATTCTCGACAATGTTGACTCATTAGAAGTGCTCCGTGGGCCTTTGGCCACGCTGTATGGTAACTCCGGGGGCGGGGTGGTTGAGTGGTTCAGTCGCCAACCCACCGAAACGGCGCTAGAGTGGGGCGGTCAGTTCAGTGAAAACGACACACAACGCTACCGTGTCAATGCGCAATGGGCAACGGACACCAAGCAGCTACAGCTTATGGCAACCGACTTTCAGACCGATGGCCCACGTCGCCACAATTCTGCAGAGCGCCAGCAACAGGCCGTACGCTGGTACCATCAATGGGACGATCATAACCGTTTTATTCTGCGCTACGACAATAATGACGCACCGCTGTTGCAAGACCCCAGCGCTTTAACGCCTGAGGCCTGGCGTGAGGATCCAACGCAAACCGTTCAGCGTGCTATCGACTTTAATACCCGCAAAGACATTCATCATCGACAAGGCTCTTTGAGCTGGTTTCACGAGCGAGACAATGGCGAAGGCTTAGTCTCTGTTTGGCAAGGTGACCGCGAGATTGAGCAGTTCCTGCCTTTCGCTGGCGATAGCGTTAACGACGACGGGATTTACACCAGCTCCGGTGCGGTCATTGATGTCTCTCGCCAATTTGAAGGCGCGCACGCACGCTGGCGTCATCGCGGGAATAACTGGTCTGCGACCTTTGGTGCACAACTTGAGCGACAGCAGGATCATCGCTTTGGCTATGTGAATGACAATGGTGAAAAGGGTGAGTTGCGCCGTGACGAATTTAATTGGATAGACAACGCATCCGCTTACCTGCGCTTTCAGTGGCAATTAAGTGCAGAGTGGTCAGCAACCGGTGGCGTGCGGTACAGCGATATCAGCTACGACGTTAAAGACTACTTTACGGAGCTTGATGGTGCCGATGACAGTGGCAGTAGCGAGTTTCAGGAAACCACCGCAGCAGCCTCTCTGACTTGGCAGTTTTTACCCACATCCGCCACTTATTTAAGCCTTGGTCAAGGCTTCGAAACACCGACGCTCACTGAGCTTGCTTATCGAAATCAAGGTTCCGGTTTAAACCGCGAACTCGGACCGTCCACCAATGACCAGTGGGAATGGGGCATTAAGCACCAGCTACCAAAAGGCTGGCGTTTGCATTTAGCCTTCTTTGGTATTGAAAGCGACAACGAGATATTGGTTGATCAGTCGAACGATGGCAGAACGACATATCGTAATGCCTCTGAGACCTCTCGCGAAGGTGCCGAGCTCACCATTAACGGCGCGTTGACACAGCAGTTAAACCTATTGGTTTCCTACAGCTATATAGATGCGGTATTTGGCGAAGGTCCGTTACAGGATAACCAACTGCCCGGTGTGGCCGAAAGTCAGGGGTATTTGCGTTTCAACTGGCAGCCAACCGAGCAGTGGTTGGTTCAAGTTTCAGGTCAGTATCGTGACGAAACCCCGGTTAATGATGCAAATGACACCTTTGCACCGTCTTACACCACTTGGAATTTTGCGGCGAGCCGGGAATGGCAATGGTCGAACAGCGAATTGAACGTATGGGTTCGGGTCGACAATATTACCGACAAAGATTACGTCAGTGCGGTGGTTGTGAATCAGGGAAGCGGGCGCTCGTTTGAACCCGGAATAGGACGACAAGCAAGCGTCGGCATTAGCTGGCGCCGACGCTTCTGA
- a CDS encoding PQQ-dependent sugar dehydrogenase produces the protein MFNRKLVFTALLAASTSMTAVADTVETERHKVTVSTFADGFTNPWGMTFLPDNSVLVTERSGDLYWVSENGQYREKISGTPEVVAKSQGGLLDVTIDPDFESNQWVYISYSEPAQDGGKGNSTAVMRAKLVDKAFTDKEVIFRQAPKYESNAHFGSRLVFSPEGHLFVTLGDRYSRMDDAQTLDNHHGKVVRIWPDGSIPEDNPFVGQDNALDEIWSYGHRNVQGADIHPDTGELWTVEHGPQGGDEVNIPKAGKNYGWPEITYGVDYGGAIISEDAVKEGMEQPFYYWVPSIATAGATFYTGDAFPDWKGDFFVAALKSSLVARLDLYEGRMMHEERLFEDTIDARIRDINQGPDGFLYLLTDESNGSILQIKPAD, from the coding sequence ATGTTTAATCGAAAACTCGTATTCACCGCATTGCTGGCAGCCTCTACAAGCATGACGGCGGTAGCAGACACGGTTGAAACGGAACGCCATAAAGTCACCGTATCCACTTTTGCTGACGGTTTCACCAACCCGTGGGGCATGACATTTTTGCCAGACAACAGTGTGTTAGTCACCGAACGTTCCGGGGATCTTTATTGGGTGTCTGAAAACGGTCAATACCGGGAGAAGATAAGTGGTACGCCTGAGGTTGTCGCAAAGAGTCAGGGAGGTCTGCTCGATGTAACGATCGATCCAGACTTTGAGAGTAATCAGTGGGTATATATTAGCTATTCAGAGCCGGCGCAAGACGGTGGCAAAGGTAACAGCACAGCCGTAATGAGAGCAAAGCTGGTCGACAAAGCCTTTACCGATAAAGAGGTGATTTTCCGCCAGGCTCCGAAATACGAAAGCAACGCACACTTTGGTTCGCGCTTAGTGTTCTCGCCTGAAGGACACCTGTTTGTTACTTTAGGTGACCGTTATTCACGCATGGATGACGCTCAAACACTGGATAACCACCATGGTAAAGTCGTACGCATTTGGCCCGACGGCAGTATTCCTGAAGATAACCCCTTTGTTGGCCAAGATAACGCTTTAGATGAGATTTGGTCTTATGGCCACCGCAATGTGCAAGGCGCTGACATTCATCCTGATACCGGTGAGCTCTGGACGGTAGAGCATGGTCCACAAGGCGGTGACGAAGTTAACATCCCTAAAGCCGGTAAGAATTATGGTTGGCCTGAAATCACTTACGGTGTTGACTATGGCGGAGCCATTATTAGTGAAGACGCGGTGAAAGAAGGCATGGAACAACCGTTTTATTACTGGGTACCGTCAATTGCTACCGCTGGCGCGACTTTTTATACCGGCGACGCTTTCCCTGACTGGAAAGGTGACTTTTTCGTGGCCGCTCTGAAAAGCTCGTTAGTGGCTCGACTGGACTTATACGAAGGGCGAATGATGCACGAAGAGCGCTTGTTTGAGGACACAATAGATGCACGTATTCGTGATATTAATCAAGGACCTGATGGCTTTCTTTATTTGCTGACCGACGAGTCCAATGGCTCAATTCTTCAAATTAAACCGGCAGATTAA
- a CDS encoding FMN-binding glutamate synthase family protein: MSEKLFGTDSLLVLAQWLAAIFVLLFITLIVSVGVMYVVDKTQNKHTIRRNYPVVGRFRYIFERMGEFMRQYFFAMDREEMPFNRAQRSWVYRAAKNADRNVAFGSTRDLTRTGTIIFSNAPYPPLAEQAAAPEPVLIGPYCETPYSPISYFHISGMSYGALSPVAVKSLSQGAEKAGCWMNTGEGGLSPYHLVGHCDIVFQMGTAKFGVRDKEGRLDENRLAELGRHDNVKMFEIKLSQGAKPGKGGILPGIKVNEEIAQIRGIEVGKDAISPNRHPEISNNEELLDFIDKVRTITGKPTGFKFVMGDPSWIDELIDSILTRGVESAPDFITLDSADGGTGAAPQPLMDYVGLKVSESLPVLVDKLTEAGLHGRVRVVVSGKMITPADVAWAIAMGADFVTSARGFMFSLGCIQAMQCNKNTCPTGVTTDDPKLMKGLDPTDKCVRVANYHKYMEYGVNIIAHSCGVTDPRQLNRRHARVIKPDGESISLAERYPLPPARRR; this comes from the coding sequence ATGAGCGAGAAGCTTTTTGGTACGGACTCTCTTTTGGTATTAGCGCAATGGCTAGCGGCTATTTTTGTGCTTCTTTTTATTACCCTGATTGTGTCTGTTGGTGTGATGTATGTGGTGGATAAAACCCAGAACAAACACACGATTCGACGTAACTACCCTGTTGTGGGGCGTTTTCGTTATATTTTCGAGCGTATGGGCGAATTTATGCGCCAATATTTCTTTGCCATGGACCGCGAAGAAATGCCGTTTAACCGTGCCCAACGCAGTTGGGTGTATCGGGCGGCTAAAAACGCTGACCGAAACGTTGCTTTTGGCTCAACGCGAGACTTAACCCGTACCGGCACCATTATTTTCAGTAATGCGCCCTATCCACCTCTTGCCGAACAAGCAGCGGCGCCCGAACCTGTGCTTATAGGCCCTTACTGTGAAACACCCTATTCCCCCATTTCGTATTTTCACATTTCAGGAATGAGTTACGGTGCTTTGTCTCCGGTGGCGGTTAAATCTTTATCGCAAGGGGCTGAAAAGGCCGGGTGCTGGATGAATACCGGCGAAGGAGGTTTGTCGCCCTATCACCTGGTTGGTCATTGCGACATTGTATTTCAAATGGGAACCGCGAAGTTCGGTGTTCGCGATAAGGAAGGTCGCCTGGATGAAAATCGTTTGGCAGAGCTTGGCCGTCACGACAACGTCAAAATGTTCGAAATTAAGCTCAGTCAGGGGGCAAAGCCTGGCAAAGGCGGTATTTTGCCTGGCATAAAAGTGAATGAAGAAATCGCGCAAATTCGTGGCATCGAAGTTGGTAAAGATGCGATTAGTCCGAATCGTCATCCGGAAATCAGCAACAACGAGGAGCTGCTCGACTTTATTGACAAGGTTCGAACCATTACCGGTAAACCAACGGGTTTTAAATTTGTTATGGGCGACCCAAGCTGGATCGATGAACTGATTGACTCGATTCTAACGCGGGGCGTTGAATCCGCGCCTGACTTCATTACGCTCGACAGCGCGGACGGAGGCACTGGTGCGGCACCACAACCGCTGATGGACTACGTTGGACTAAAAGTATCTGAGAGCCTTCCGGTTTTGGTTGATAAGCTCACGGAAGCGGGCTTGCATGGGCGGGTTCGAGTGGTTGTTTCCGGTAAAATGATAACGCCGGCTGATGTGGCCTGGGCGATTGCGATGGGAGCTGACTTTGTTACGTCTGCCCGAGGTTTTATGTTCTCGTTAGGTTGTATTCAAGCTATGCAATGCAATAAAAACACCTGTCCCACCGGTGTGACAACTGACGACCCTAAACTGATGAAAGGGCTCGATCCAACGGACAAGTGCGTTCGCGTCGCAAACTATCATAAATACATGGAATACGGGGTAAACATCATTGCGCACTCTTGTGGCGTGACCGATCCACGCCAGCTCAATCGACGCCATGCCCGGGTGATTAAACCGGACGGCGAGAGTATCAGTCTGGCAGAAAGATACCCTCTGCCGCCGGCAAGAAGACGCTAA
- a CDS encoding hydrogen peroxide-inducible genes activator, with amino-acid sequence MSKLPSLKNLSYLLALHQEQNFNRAAAECNVSQSTLSSGIQNLEEQLGCQLIERDHKSFLFTALGEEVVERARQILSAAEELSHYAQGQGNVMEGPLRLGVIPTIAPFIIGQLSKQLQDLYPKLLLQISEDTTQNLLLRLKNGELDILLLALPMDIQGNQKWVLGRDPFKLVVHKDLADNLGEPVDYDKLPDRSIFLLEKEHCMTGHAVAACQLTDSIKMNPFTATSLHSLVQMADARLGATFIPQMAIDRGILSNTDLVPLKPTGQEASRDIGLVYRPTTSRRQTFRKVAEEIAQLLPINTLR; translated from the coding sequence ATGAGCAAATTACCCAGTTTAAAAAACCTCAGTTATTTGCTGGCGTTGCATCAAGAGCAAAACTTTAATCGCGCGGCAGCTGAATGTAATGTCAGCCAGTCCACATTAAGCAGCGGTATTCAAAACTTAGAAGAGCAATTGGGCTGTCAGCTCATCGAGCGTGACCACAAGTCGTTTTTGTTTACGGCATTAGGTGAAGAAGTGGTTGAGCGTGCGCGGCAGATTCTCAGTGCAGCCGAAGAACTGAGCCATTACGCCCAGGGCCAGGGCAATGTGATGGAAGGTCCATTGCGCTTAGGGGTTATACCCACTATCGCACCTTTTATCATTGGCCAGTTAAGCAAGCAGTTGCAGGATTTATACCCTAAGTTGCTATTGCAGATTTCCGAAGACACAACTCAGAACTTATTGCTGCGACTGAAAAACGGTGAGCTCGATATTTTACTACTGGCACTCCCCATGGACATCCAGGGCAATCAAAAATGGGTACTCGGCCGCGACCCCTTTAAACTGGTTGTCCACAAAGACCTGGCGGACAACCTTGGTGAACCTGTCGACTACGACAAGCTTCCGGACAGAAGCATATTCCTGCTGGAAAAAGAGCATTGCATGACCGGTCACGCGGTAGCGGCGTGTCAGTTAACCGACTCGATAAAAATGAATCCATTTACCGCCACCAGCCTGCACAGCCTGGTGCAAATGGCAGACGCTCGTTTAGGGGCAACCTTTATTCCGCAAATGGCGATAGACCGGGGCATCCTCAGCAATACCGACTTAGTGCCGTTAAAACCGACCGGACAAGAGGCGTCTCGTGATATTGGCTTGGTATACCGGCCAACCACCAGTCGCCGTCAAACATTCCGCAAAGTTGCGGAAGAAATCGCTCAACTACTGCCAATTAATACCTTGCGCTAA
- a CDS encoding peroxiredoxin, which yields MLTVGDKLPEFSVVAAKPKFNMPEENGESAFETIDNSSFAGKWKIIFFYPKDFTFVCPTEIVEFAKLNEDFADRDAVVMGGSTDNEFVKLAWRREHPDLDRLNQYSFADNGSLVDGLGVRDKEENVALRATFVVDPHNVIQHVSVNNLNVGRNPAEILRILDGLQTDELCPCNRAVGGDTL from the coding sequence ATGTTAACAGTAGGCGATAAGTTACCAGAATTCAGCGTTGTTGCAGCAAAACCTAAGTTCAACATGCCTGAAGAAAACGGCGAGAGCGCGTTTGAAACCATCGATAACAGCAGCTTTGCCGGTAAATGGAAAATTATTTTCTTCTACCCAAAAGACTTCACGTTCGTTTGCCCAACTGAGATTGTTGAGTTCGCAAAATTGAACGAAGACTTCGCAGATCGTGACGCGGTTGTTATGGGCGGCAGCACAGACAACGAATTTGTGAAATTAGCATGGCGCCGCGAGCACCCGGATCTTGATCGTTTGAACCAGTACTCTTTCGCGGACAACGGCTCTTTAGTCGACGGTCTGGGCGTACGTGACAAAGAAGAGAACGTCGCTTTGCGCGCAACTTTCGTTGTTGACCCACACAACGTGATTCAACACGTATCGGTAAACAACCTGAACGTGGGTCGTAATCCAGCAGAAATTCTGCGTATTTTAGACGGCTTACAAACAGACGAACTGTGCCCATGTAACCGAGCCGTTGGTGGTGACACGCTTTAA
- a CDS encoding carboxymuconolactone decarboxylase family protein translates to MSIADYKQLLGDHSKDTKLNLSSLFSNVDASGLTTDQFYGTALSLVYSLADNELIEAVEEEAEGKIEDNVKTAAKTAASLMAMNNVYYRFLHLSSDKQFGKMPAGLRMNAMANPGVDKADFELFSLAVSALNGCGMCIDSHVQTLMKHDVTAQAIQSSIKLAAVLNAALTARKLS, encoded by the coding sequence ATGTCAATTGCCGATTATAAACAGTTACTCGGTGATCACAGCAAAGACACCAAGCTGAACTTGTCGAGCCTGTTCTCTAACGTAGACGCATCAGGTTTAACAACAGACCAGTTTTACGGTACAGCACTGTCTTTGGTGTACAGCTTGGCGGATAACGAACTTATCGAAGCTGTGGAAGAAGAAGCCGAAGGTAAAATCGAAGACAATGTGAAGACAGCGGCAAAAACTGCGGCGTCTTTAATGGCCATGAACAACGTGTATTACCGGTTCCTGCACTTATCTAGCGATAAGCAGTTTGGCAAAATGCCAGCCGGTCTGCGCATGAATGCAATGGCTAACCCGGGTGTTGATAAAGCCGACTTTGAGCTTTTCTCACTGGCGGTGTCAGCACTGAACGGATGTGGAATGTGCATTGACTCGCACGTGCAAACGTTAATGAAACATGACGTAACAGCACAAGCGATTCAATCATCCATTAAGTTGGCGGCGGTACTTAATGCAGCCTTAACTGCACGCAAACTGTCGTAA